The genomic stretch GTCGAGCAGGCCGCGCGAGGGCTCTCCGTGCCCCTTCGGGACATCCTCCACACGATGCTGCGCAGAAGTCCTGCTGAACGCTTCGGGACGGCTGCTGAGCTGGAGGTCATCTTGCGTGCCCAGTTGGCGCGGCTGGGGCCCTACACCCACGAGGATGCCTTGGGAGAGATTCAGCGGGCGCTCGCGGATGCCAGTGAAGGACTTTGGGACTTCGAGGTGCCCAGCGATGAGGGAGGCATTACGCCCCCTGTGCCCACGGGGCGGGGCGGCTACGAGCCCACGACGGAAGCGCCGTCATCCCTTGGGGGCGCGCGTCGTGCGTTGGCGGGCTCTCTCCATCCGGACGACGTGCCAACGGAGCCCGGTGCAGGCCCCCGGCGTGCGTTGACGAAGCAGCCGACCGTTTAACGGCGGCCCTCAATCCCTCTCACCACTGCTGATTCACCACCGGCCCGACTCAAGTCGATGAGCCGACCGGGAGACGTGTGTTTCTCGTGCCTCAAGTCGGGGCACGCACAGGAGGCGTGTATGCACAGGAAGCGAAGGTATCTGTCCGCGCTGTTGCTGGTGCTTCTGCTGCCGATGACGGGATGGGCCTCGGAGCCTCCCTCGCCAGAGGAAGAGGCGCCGTCCACTCCACCGGCCTCGCCCGCGCGCAGGTGGTACTACCTGACGCGCCTGGAGGCGACGACGTTTGCGCTGCTCCCTCGCGCGGGCGCTGGTGGTGATGACGGCTTCATCCAGGTGGAGCCCACCTTCATCATCGACGGTGGCCCCGAGTTCGGCGTCAACGTGGGCGCCCCAGTGCGCTTTCGCATGTGGGGTGGTGGCGAGGGCGCGGGCCTCGTGCGGCGGGAGGATTGGGACTCCCTCTCGGACTGGGGGCAACTCGTCCGTGGCCTCAAGTTCGGCTCGGACAACGCGCCGCTGGGAGTGTGGTTCGGTGGCCTGGACAGCTACAGCCTGCTTTCCGGGCATCTGGTGCGCCGCTACTCCAACCGCGCGAATCCGGACTACCACCCGGCAGGAGGCTTCCTCACTGGCACGCTGGGGCCCCTCTACACGGAAGCGTTCGTCTCGGACGTGCTGGGCGCTCGGCTGATGGGCGCGGAGTTCTCCCTAGACATGGAGCACGTCTTCTTCGGCAAGGCCAAACATCACAGCCGCTACACCCTGGCGTTGTCCGTCGTGCATGACTGGGGGCGCGCGGGTGGACGCGCAGCCTCAGTGACGCTGGCCCATGCGGACGCAACGGCGGTGGTGGTGGTGCGACCTGACTACGAGGTCCACTTGGTTGCGGGCTGGGGCGGGCGTCCTGGCGAGGGCGGCGCATGGGGGGCCGTGGCGGGCGCTGGGTTGGACGCGGGGACCGAGACACTCAACCTGCGGTTGCGGCTGGAGGCGAGGCGCCAGCAAGGCGGCTTCCGGCAAGGTTTCTTCGGAGCGGACTACGAACTGGCGCGCTTCCAAGCGGCGGGCCCGGATGGCGTGCCTCTCGCGGATGCTGGCTTCCCGGACGGCTACTCGGCTTTCGGTGAGGCAGAAGTGGGCTGGGACGCCGTCAGCTACGGGGGCCTCTACAAACACCTGAAGCTGTCGCTGGGAGCGGAGGCGTTCTCCTGGGGGCGCTTCGACGTCGACGGGCGCGTGGCGGTGCAGCTCTTCGAGCGCAGCTTGGAAGTGGCGTTGAAGGGCCTGGGCGTGGGTATGGGGCAGCCCGGAGCGCGCTACCTGGGGGCGGCGGAGGTGCGCTGGAGATTCCTGGGCGGGAAGCTCTACGCGATGGGGACAGGCGGCACATTGCTCTTCCCCACGGCGGAAGGGACGCTGCGACCGGGGGCACTCGCCTCGGTGGGCCTGGGGGTGGACAATGCGCGCTAACGCCCTGCTGGTGGTGGCGGTGCTGGCCACGGGGGCCGCTTCGGTGGCGCATGCCTCCGGGCTTGGCGGAACGTTGAGCTATGCGCCGCGCGTGGCCGTGTCTCCCGCGTGGGAAGACGCGCTAGACGATGAGCCTCCGCGTTCCTCGGACGCTTCTCCGTTCTCAATCTCGGGGCCCGAGGAGGACCAACGGCGAGCGCGCCAGCGGGGGCCACGGCACGACGCAACAGGGGCTGTGCCTGGCACTGCGTCCGTAGCTGTCGGAGGTGGAGTGCAGAGCGCCGTAGCGGTGCGTCAGGCAACCCTCGACGCCATTGATGAGGTGAAGCGCTCCCTGGAGGGCATCGAAGCCGCGCGCGCTCGACTTGCGTCGCGTCCTTCCTCTCTTGGTGGCCGGGGACTCGACGGGGTGTTTACGCGCTATCTCGACCATGGCTCCAAGCAACTGACGTGGCTTCGAGGAACGCTGGGGAGTGCCACGGCGCTGGCGGGCGTGGCGTCGGAGGTGGGGGATTCCGGCATGGAGCTGGGCATTCTCCAGATGACGGGGCCCCGGCTCCAGGCCGCGATGTTCGGAACCCTGCTGCTGGCGACCTGGGTGGACTTCCTTCAACTGGCTGATGCCTTGCTCCGCGACTGTCCCATGTGCGGTTCCGAGAAGCTGTTCGCGGACCTGCATCGAGTTCAAAGCAAGCTGACTCCGTCGCTGGCGGACCTCTCGTCTGGGGACGCGGAGCGGATAGAGGCGGCGGCGACCGCGATGCCCGTGCTGATGGGGGCGCTGACCCACGAGTTCGACACGATTCGCCGGGAGGCGCGCTCGGCCATGGAGGTGGGCGGCAAAGTCATGGTGGCGGCGCAGGTGATGGAGCTGCTCGCCCTGATTTCCACGCTGAAGATGTCATTCCCCCGGCCACCCCCAGCCGCCCCCGCGACGCTCGGCGTGGGGCTCGTCATGAGTTCGGGAGGCGTCATGGCGGGCTCGCGGCTCGTCGTCTCGGCGGAGTGGGTGGAGATGATGCGCTGGCTGGTTCAGGCGGGCGTCATCTCCCTTCCAGCAGTGAGCGCGGCCGTCCGCATTCACGGTGGGCAGGTGATGATGGCCCAGGCGCACCAGGACTTGCCCGAGGGCGTGCGAGAGGCGCTGG from Myxococcus xanthus encodes the following:
- a CDS encoding DUF2380 domain-containing protein, coding for MQSAVAVRQATLDAIDEVKRSLEGIEAARARLASRPSSLGGRGLDGVFTRYLDHGSKQLTWLRGTLGSATALAGVASEVGDSGMELGILQMTGPRLQAAMFGTLLLATWVDFLQLADALLRDCPMCGSEKLFADLHRVQSKLTPSLADLSSGDAERIEAAATAMPVLMGALTHEFDTIRREARSAMEVGGKVMVAAQVMELLALISTLKMSFPRPPPAAPATLGVGLVMSSGGVMAGSRLVVSAEWVEMMRWLVQAGVISLPAVSAAVRIHGGQVMMAQAHQDLPEGVREALGDSPEVRGMRVTGKAGAGMSEAPKHHVLPKEHREWFEARGFKGDMDIDQFCVRLEQAHHEAIHGGGNWKLGRMWPEEWSRRIMRALQDAEVSAGRPLTRHAILKIVGKNMKAYDIPMNFTPGRSR